One Victivallis lenta DNA segment encodes these proteins:
- the mreC gene encoding rod shape-determining protein MreC yields MKEPGKQSDRRVVFAATVLLALLLAFAGYRALRRSAGLLLGDFFYPYLTLTQLATQGVSEQSLLLLSRTELAAKAEALMAENRTLAVRSREAGTLAEENAELRRLLTLPAPVAWNYRAAQVILRDPMFWRERFLISLDADSGVTPGAAVIAAGPDGVPALVGIVSRVGRRNAEVDTLFASSLRLSAAFENGSTGFLNTGERQPVAGKLPVGHLPVNVKFTPGETALTTGYEAGIPRGILIGRLSTVDEVDPDFSSAQHISGLLTPHADFDNLRFVTVAIPTGAPPEENRP; encoded by the coding sequence ATGAAGGAACCGGGCAAACAATCCGACCGCAGAGTCGTTTTCGCAGCGACGGTTCTGCTCGCGCTCCTGCTCGCATTCGCCGGGTACCGGGCGCTCCGCCGCAGCGCGGGGCTCCTGCTCGGCGATTTTTTCTACCCGTATCTGACGCTGACGCAGCTGGCGACGCAGGGGGTTTCGGAGCAGTCGCTGCTGCTCCTCTCCCGCACGGAGCTCGCGGCCAAAGCCGAAGCGCTGATGGCCGAAAACCGTACCCTCGCCGTCCGGAGCCGCGAGGCCGGAACACTGGCGGAAGAGAACGCCGAACTGCGGCGGCTCCTGACACTGCCCGCCCCCGTCGCGTGGAACTACCGCGCCGCCCAGGTGATTCTGCGCGACCCGATGTTCTGGCGGGAGCGGTTCCTCATCAGCCTGGATGCGGATTCCGGCGTGACGCCGGGCGCAGCGGTGATCGCGGCGGGGCCGGACGGCGTTCCGGCGCTGGTCGGAATCGTATCGCGCGTCGGCCGCCGGAATGCCGAGGTCGACACCCTGTTCGCATCGTCGCTGCGGCTCTCCGCCGCATTCGAAAACGGCAGCACCGGCTTTCTGAATACGGGTGAACGCCAGCCGGTCGCCGGCAAGCTCCCGGTCGGACACCTGCCGGTCAACGTCAAATTCACGCCCGGCGAAACGGCGCTGACCACCGGCTACGAAGCCGGCATTCCGCGCGGGATTCTGATCGGCCGCCTCAGCACGGTCGACGAGGTCGATCCGGATTTTTCCAGTGCGCAGCACATCTCCGGGCTGCTGACGCCCCATGCGGATTTCGACAATCTGCGCTTCGTGACCGTCGCGATCCCGACCGGCGCGCCGCCGGAGGAGAACCGGCCATGA